Genomic window (Streptomyces sp. LX-29):
GCAGCACCACCGGATCCCCGGCCCGGGCCGCCTGGAAGAGCGTGCCGGTCGCGCCCCAGCGCAGCTGGTCGCGCAGCCGGGGGTGGGCACCCCACACGATGGGCGCGCGCACCACGCTCGCCCCACCTCGGCCACCCGTGCCCGCGGCTTCCCACAGCATCCGCTCGCACTCCAGCTTCGCCCGCCCGTACGCGCTGAGCGGCTCCTCCGAGGGGGTGTCCTCGGCCACCTCCACGACCGACGGCCGACCGTACGCGTCCACGCTGCTGACGAAGACGAACGCACCGCGCCGCCAGCCGTCCAGCAGTGCCCGCATCGCCGCGACGTCCACCTCCGGGGAGGTGAAGGTGCAGGCGGCGTGGATGACGGAGTCCACGCCGTCGACCGCGGCGCGCAGGCTCCCGAGGTCGGCGAGGTCGCCCTGGACCACCTCGACCCCCTCGGCCGCCACCAGGTGCGCCGACTCCGGCCGCGCCAGCGCCCGGACGGGCCGCCCGCGGGCGGCCAGCTCCCGCAGGACGAACGCCCCCACCCCGCCGGTGCCGCCGGTGACCAGGACCGTGCCGGCGCGGGCGGGCGCGGTGGACGCGGTGGTACGTTCGGCCGCGCGCTCGACCGCTGGCCGAGCCCGTCCGTCCAGGAGCGCGCCGAGGGCCCGCGGTGTGCGGTGCTCCAGCACGTCGAGACCGGTCAGCGGTGCCCGCAGCCGCTCCCGGAGCCGTTCGGCCACCCGCACCGCGAGCAGGGAATGGCCGCCGAGCAGGAAGAAGTCCCCGTCGGGGCCGGGGCGTTCGCCCAGCAGCTCGCCGAAGACCTCCGCCACGACGGAGACCGAGGGGCTCGGCTCCCCGTCCCGGGCCGACGCCTTCGCCGATGCCGATGCCGATGCCGATGCCGATGCCGGTTCCGGTTCCGGTGCCCGGTCCGGTGCGTGCGGCTCGTCCGGGCCCACGGGTTCCGGCGCCCCGACGGTACGCGACAGCCGGCGCCCCGGATCCTCCGCCGCCGACTCCAGCAGCCCCGCGAAACGACCCAACAGCGCCCCCGCGGCGGCCGCGTCGAGCCGACCCCGGTCGTACCGCACCAGGCAGCGCGGCCCGGTGCCGTCCGTGCCCTCGTCGACATAGAGACCCAGGCCGAACTTGGCCCCCTCCAGCTCGATGTCGAGCGGCGTGCACACGGCGTCGGCCAGCCGCAGCCCACAGGGTGGCCCGAGGAGGTCGACGGTCACCCCCACCAGCGGCTCTCCGGTGCTGTCGCGGACGGCGGCGCCGAGCCGCTCCACCATGAGGTCGAAGGGGACGTGGCGGTGTTGCTGCGCCTCCAGCAGCGCGTCCCGTACCCGTGACAGCAGGGTGGAGAAGTCGGCGGCGCCCGACAGGTCGGGGCGGATGGGCAGGGTGTTGACACACAGCCCCACCAGGTCGCGCGCCCCCGCGAGATCGCGGTGGCTGCTGGCACAGCCGATGACCAGGTCCTCTTCGCCGGTCGCCTCCAGCAGCGTGGCGAAGGCCGCGGCGAGCACCACCGTGAACAGTGTGGCGCGGTGCGCACGGCCCGTCGCGCGCAGTCCGTCCAGGGCCGCCGCCCCCAGCGGCGCGGCGAGCACCCGCGCCTCGCCCCGGCCGTCGGCCGCCGCGCGGGGCAGTGGGACGGGCCGGGCGCCCGCGAGCCGCTCCGCCCAGTACGCCAGTCCGGTCTCCAGCGCGGGTGAGCCGGCCCGCTCGCGCCGGGCGAAGTCGGCGTAGCGCGGTGCCGTGCGCGCGGCCGCGTCCCCACCGCCACGGGCCTCCGAAGCCCCATGGACCTCGGCGCGACCGTGAGCCTCGGCGCGACCGCGAGTCTCGGCCCTGCCGTGGGCCTCCGCACTCCCGTGGGCGGCGCCGGTCCCCGCGTCGGCCGCGGGCCGCTCCCGCTCCGCGCGGTAGCGCTCGTCGAGCTCGCGGGCGATGATCTCCACCGAGCCGCCGTCCACCGCGATGTGGTGGAACGTCAGCAGCACGGTGTGGTCGTCGTCGGCGTGCCGCAGGTGCAGGACCCGCGGCAGCGGGCCCGCGGCCAGATCGAAGGGGCGCGCCGCCTCCTCGCGCAGCAGCCGCTCCGCCGTGTCCCCGGAGGTCGTCACCGTCCGTACCGGCACCGGTCGTGCGGCGGTGACCTCCTGGTACGGCTCGCCGTCCGGCCCCTGGCCGTAGCGCGTCCGCAGCACCTCGTGGTGCCGCACCAGCCCGGTCACCGCCCGGGCGAACGCCTCGGCGTCGAAGGGGCCGCGCACCCGTGTGGCCAGCGGCACGTTGTAGACGGCGCCGCCCTGACCGAGGCGCTCCATCAGCC
Coding sequences:
- a CDS encoding condensation domain-containing protein, with product MSGTAAETSRQEALLRLARRRSADARARLTNDGAAQANDAPARTTDPAAAPTAPGGSAPGIAPLSHAQHRMWLMERLGQGGAVYNVPLATRVRGPFDAEAFARAVTGLVRHHEVLRTRYGQGPDGEPYQEVTAARPVPVRTVTTSGDTAERLLREEAARPFDLAAGPLPRVLHLRHADDDHTVLLTFHHIAVDGGSVEIIARELDERYRAERERPAADAGTGAAHGSAEAHGRAETRGRAEAHGRAEVHGASEARGGGDAAARTAPRYADFARRERAGSPALETGLAYWAERLAGARPVPLPRAAADGRGEARVLAAPLGAAALDGLRATGRAHRATLFTVVLAAAFATLLEATGEEDLVIGCASSHRDLAGARDLVGLCVNTLPIRPDLSGAADFSTLLSRVRDALLEAQQHRHVPFDLMVERLGAAVRDSTGEPLVGVTVDLLGPPCGLRLADAVCTPLDIELEGAKFGLGLYVDEGTDGTGPRCLVRYDRGRLDAAAAGALLGRFAGLLESAAEDPGRRLSRTVGAPEPVGPDEPHAPDRAPEPEPASASASASASAKASARDGEPSPSVSVVAEVFGELLGERPGPDGDFFLLGGHSLLAVRVAERLRERLRAPLTGLDVLEHRTPRALGALLDGRARPAVERAAERTTASTAPARAGTVLVTGGTGGVGAFVLRELAARGRPVRALARPESAHLVAAEGVEVVQGDLADLGSLRAAVDGVDSVIHAACTFTSPEVDVAAMRALLDGWRRGAFVFVSSVDAYGRPSVVEVAEDTPSEEPLSAYGRAKLECERMLWEAAGTGGRGGASVVRAPIVWGAHPRLRDQLRWGATGTLFQAARAGDPVVLPAAGAVPASGHTWSGAPWVHAAALARALVSCVERPAHGTVNAIGGHVDWAEFAHELIRLLDSPSRIVPAPEPAPGLLHRHRYRAEALAEELVARPGEDWRSVIAAMLEL